In the genome of Fusarium fujikuroi IMI 58289 draft genome, chromosome FFUJ_chr02, one region contains:
- a CDS encoding probable CAF4 protein, with protein sequence MANQETHYGFDEGGDDDQSIVSTRGLEAFSRKVTTTATHLIGPNAEATAHHYQTAMAEVHKQMKRPTVQRSMFAMARTTPTDLMRSRLSTHEIQHRALTYLPDELLANIPEHDNPYSLFQGFQASFPELTDEGKKFQRRVTREKAAMMHEFGLLGTRKSMASYEIREIDNKIANLHGMRRIILDRLAGLEQDEAMLEHDISEMEIRVDEAQALVDEAEEIARNTRTQDEQDLVGDADDHDQEFMSQSVYDKIPSSEAGSTPRKTKKVHRKKSMPILHEHFEPGTAIRELRAHKDTITAIDFDAPFGTMVTAALDDTVRVWDLNAGRCMGYLEGHTASVRALQVEDNILATGSMDATIRLWDLSKAHYDPHGGLGKDDDEDAIAFGTDNHLEPPPGSMADCPLYTLESHVDEITALHFRGDVMVSGSADKTIRHWDLEKGRCVQTLDVMWAAAASMTTTDSGWRPTGRSQSSSADFVGALQVFETALACGTADGMVRLWDLRSGQVHRSLVGHTGAVTCLQFDDVHLVTGSVDRSIRIWDLRTGSIYDAYAYDNPITDMMFDARRIVSAAGEDVVKVYDKVEGRQWECGAGITAAEEGKTPAIVERVRVRDGYLVEGRRDGVVGVWTS encoded by the exons ATGGCGAACCAAGAGACTCACTATGGCTTCGACGAAGGCGGAGATGACGACCAGTCTATTGTGTCG ACGCGCGGACTCGAGGCTTTCAGTCGAAAGGTCACAACCACAGCTACTCATTTGATCGGACCCAATGCCGAAGCCACGGCCCATCACTACCAAACCGCGATGGCTGAGGTGCACAAACAAATGAAGCGGCCGACGGTCCAGCGAAGCATGTTCGCGATGGCCAGGACAACCCCAACCGACCTCATGCGCTCCAGACTTTCAACGCACGAAATTCAGCATCGCGCTTTGACATACCTTCCCGATGAACTGCTCGCCAATATTCCCGAGCATGACAACCCATACTCGCTGTTTCAGGGTTTCCAGGCCAGCTTCCCCGAGCTGACTGACGAGGGCAAAAAGTTCCAGCGACGAGTCACCCGCG agaaggcCGCCATGATGCATGAGTTTGGGCTGCTGGGCACTCGTAAGAGCATGGCGAGCTACGAGATTCGGGAAATCGATAACAAAATAGCTAATCTCCACGGCATGCGAAGGATTATTCTGGACAGGCTCGCTGGGTTggagcaagatgaagctATGCTGGAGCACGACA TTTCCGAGATGGAGATCCGAGTGGATGAGGCGCAGGCGctggttgatgaggctgaggaaaTCGCACGAAACACACGAACCCAGGACGAACAAGATCTGGTAGGCGATGCCGATGATCACGATCAAGAGTTCATGTCCCAGTCAGTTTATGATAAGATCCCCTCCTCAGAAGCAGGCAGCACCCCCCGGAAAACGAAAAAGGTACATCGTAAGAAGTCAATGCCCATTCTGCACGAGCATTTCGAGCCTGGCACAGCCATTCGCGAGCTCCGAGCACACAAGGACACTATTACAGCTATTGACTTTGACGCCCCCTTCGGGACTATGGTTACTGCTGCGCTGGACGATACAGTCCGCGTTTGGGATCTCAACGCTGGTAGATGCATGGGTTATTTGGAAGGGCACACTGCTTCGGTACGCGCCTTACAGGTTGAGGATAACATTCTCGCAACGGGCTCTATGGATGCGACCATTCGACTCTGGGATCTCAGTAAGGCGCACTACGATCCTCATGGCGGCTTGGGAaaagacgacgatgaggatgctaTCGCTTTTGGAACGGATAACCATCTCGAACCCCCACCTGGTAGCATGGCTGATTGCCCTCTGTACACATTAGAATCACATGTCGACGAGATCACAGCCCTTCACTTCAGGGGCGATGTTATGGTTTCCGGTTCTGCAGACAAGACGATTCGCCATTGGGATCTTGAAAAGGGACGTTGCGTGCAAACATTAGACGTTATGTGGGCGGCGGCAGCAAGTATGACGACTACAGACAGCGGGTGGCGACCTACGGGGCGGTCTCAGAGCAGTTCGGCCGACTTCGTGGGTGCATTGCAGGTCTTTGAGACGGCACTCGCTTGTGGTACCGCAGACGGCATGGTACGACTTTGGGATCTTCGAAGCGGCCAGGTCCATCGCAGTCTAGTTGGTCACACAGGTGCAGTTACATGTCTCCAATTTGACGATGTGCATCTGGTGACGGGAAGTGTAGATCGAAGCATCAGG ATTTGGGACCTTAGAACAGGGTCTATTTACGACGCATATGCTTACGACAATCCAATCACAGACATGATGTTTGATGCCCGAAGAATCGTCAGTGCTGCTGGTGAGGACGTTGTCAAGGTGTACGATAAGGTAGAGGGACGACAATGGGAATGCGGCGCTGGCATCACGGCCGCTGAAGAGGGTAAGACTCCCGCCATCGTGGAGCGTGTACGTGTAAGAGATGGATATCTTGTTGAAGGCAGACGAGACGGCGTCGTGGGAGTATGGACGAGCTAA
- a CDS encoding related to GRAM domain-containing protein 2 gives MSTTLDNSSNTGLNKLLPKSISSKRLRRKQDREQPGLSYDDASVFAHSQSSRETLESDGTRSGHIAGDEDEGTSQSHRSYESDGDESEGWQIKAPHDAMIAHTRADKLHNSIVCHCTLPSYLSYNVAAFLLRFVSGYSRAQQAWHICRPPRVHFPSKLHLSVSNSRYPPPFSTHPSQIGHLTTNSSIVQAKYQPESQPSLSDVESNSSASKSSTFPASRTDSIDSKDPRIGRSKTGLLPPQSSARRSPSPAGRLKGIFKPKKSSGNNSSPERRPASEPQPSSETRDEQQPTISVDPDPDQDLPVLEPPAAAKVASPERRTRVQPKVDTNIPPRTPPSGDKPAPVIVNTPPTPTEFANKSGQSSPERKSFWSSPGNNSGTNGRPSSQNMSANRRSRSNSQNIGPSKLSNIVSAPLTPTQESDEPTPTVNQNPSGGFFSSMISAAQSAANSFSNTSLNLGGNKSRSVTPNIQETPESDDTQDNIEPAPVAQMADKKENRKSAVSTIGAGELSLSQLGLAEAPSLVASPVNARFPDVSDTRARSESAPVDSPVSPVEFIPEESSSRPRSLYEPVSRERTPPPPELTNKENGVQRTSSLRSALKQSHRKRGSSVTTGTTIGAAIAAANNSLAHPNLSAPKLTGFAIASKKRNRDFHDLFKSVPDDDYLIEDYSCALQREILAHGRLYVSEGHLCFSSNIFGWTTTLVMSFDEIVSVEKRSTALLFKNGLMISTLHAKHIFASFTSRDATYDLIVNIWKLGHPTLKSTLNGVRLEGTGGDKTEKVDAEPPVEEDETHEGSETDDESDDEEEYYDEDVHEEMHNASIAAETKTNGADADGEKAASRKASGAALPSGLASEESPPAAGGSADFPGPAAHAPTECGDTASHYDRVVGDDIIPAPLGKVYNLMFGPASVTFMSNWLSGEQKCLELQMEDKKGLTLDNRTRTFSYIKPLYGSIGPKQTKTITSETLETLDLEKSVNLTCSTQTPDVPSGNVFAVKTRYCLSWAENNATRVQMNCTIEWSGKSWLKGPIEKGATDGQTTYGKDLFAAIKAAVSSKPGGATPVAPALKGGKRKGKKAKLSQSNTGVVETSVAPKRPAQTSWGVLEPVRGILEPIGDIIQPLLTGNVMYGLLVGLLVATWFGFGFTPSRNVSYGRELEGVYRPDRIAAYEEMWRREDTELWDWLEERVGMDRLQSENAEIRKRAMEPKTVEENLRATRMGEKEVEEAIRVTEEKLRVLKGVMEKKSKPGRSTGEDVRSQGV, from the exons ATGTCAACGACTTTggacaacagcagcaacactGGGCTGAACAAGCTGCTGCCAAAGTCAATATCCTCCAAGCGACTTCGAAGGAAACAAGACCGTGAACAGCCAGGGCTGTCCTATGACGATGCCAGTGTCTTTGCACATTCACAGTCGAGTCGAGAAACTTTAGAAAGCGATGGTACACGCTCTGGGCACATTGCAggagacgaggatgagggaaCAAGCCAGAGCCATCGCTCCTATGAGTCCGATGGAGACGAATC AGAGGGATGGCAGATCAAAGCTCCACACGACGCTATGATCGCCCATACTCGCGCTGACAAGCTTCACAACTCGATTGTTTGTCATTGCACACTTCCCAGCTACCTCTCTTACAACGTCGCTGCCTTCCTGCTTCGTTTTGTTTCTGGTTATTCTCGTGCCCAGCAGGCTTGGCACATCTGCCGTCCTCCCCGTGTCCACTTCCCTAGCAAACTCCACTTATCGGT ATCCAACTCTCGATACCCGCCGCCTTTCTCTactcatccttctcaaatAGGCCACCTAACGACAAACTCTTCCATCGTACAGGCAAAGTATCAACCAGAATCACAGCCTTCGCTTTCAGACGTCGAATCCAACAGTAGTGCTTCAAAATCGTCAACTTTCCCAGCATCGCGAACAGATTCCATCGATTCAAAAGACCCCCGGATCGGCCGGAGTAAGACGGGCTTGCTCCCTCCCCAAAGTTCCGCTCGTCGTTCGCCATCACCTGCTGGTAGACTCAAGGGTATAttcaagcccaagaagagctCTGGGAATAACTCGAGTCCAGAGCGTCGCCCAGCAAGCGAGCCCCAACCATCGTCTGAGACTCGCGACGAACAACAGCCCACCATCTCAGTGGATCCAGATCCTGATCAAGACTTGCCAGTTCTCGAGCCACCAGCTGCAGCTAAGGTTGCTTCGCCCGAAAGACGGACGAGGGTACAGCCCAAGGTTGACACAAATATCCCGCCTCGAACTCCTCCAAGCGGTGACAAACCTGCCCCGGTTATAGTAAACACCCCACCTACACCTACTGAGTTCGCCAACAAATCCGGCCAGTCGTCTCCCGAGAGGAAGTCCTTTTGGAGTAGTCCAGGGAACAATTCGGGTACAAATGGCCGTCCTTCCTCTCAGAACATGAGTGCGAACAGGAGGAGTCGATCGAATTCACAAAACATCGGCCCCAGCAAACTCTCTAACATTGTATCCGCTCCCTTGACACCGACCCAAGAGAGTGATGAACCAACGCCTACGGTGAATCAGAACCCTTCAGGTGGTTTTTTCTCGTCTATGATATCAGCTGCCCAGAGCGCTGCCAATTCTTtcagcaacaccagcctGAACCTTGGCGGAAACAAGTCTCGAAGCGTGACTCCCAACATACAAGAAACACCCGAATCCGACGATACCCAAGACAACATCGAACCTGCCCCAGTGGCGCAAATGGcggacaagaaggaaaacAGAAAATCCGCAGTGTCAACCATTGGTGCCGGTGAGCTGAGTCTCAGTCAGCTTGGGCTTGCCGAAGCTCCCAGCCTTGTCGCATCTCCAGTCAACGCCAGGTTCCCCGATGTGTCTGACACGCGCGCTCGGTCTGAATCTGCCCCCGTCGATTCTCCAGTGAGTCCTGTGGAGTTTATCCCAGAGGAGTCTTCCAGTCGCCCACGCTCACTCTATGAACCCGTGAGCCGCGAACGCACGCCTCCCCCTCCCGAGCTTACGAACAAAGAGAACGGCGTGCAAAGAACATCCAGTCTCCGAAGTGCTCTCAAACAGAGCCACAGGAAGCGTGGAAGCTCTGTCACTACTGGAACCACTATAGGAGCTGCGATTGCAGCTGCGAATAATTCACTAGCGCATCCAAATCTGAGCGCACCCAAGCTTACGGGATTCGCTATTGCCAGTAAGAAAAGAAATCGCGATTTTCACGATTTGTTCAAGAGTGTGCCAGATGATGACTATCTCATCGAAGACTACAGTTGCGCCTTGCAGAGAGAGATTCTTGCGCACGGCCGCCTTTATGTCTCAGAGGGTCATCTCTGCTTCAGCAGCAACATTTTTGGTTGGACAACGACACTCGTTATGAGTTTCGATGAGATTGTATCTGTCGAGAAAAGAAGCACTGCACTGCTCTTCAAGAACGGTCTGATGATTTCGACACTGCATGCCAAGCACATTTTTGCCAGTTTCACAAGTCGGGATGCCACATACGATCTGATCGTGAATATATGGAAACTCGGTCATCCTACACTCAAAAGCACGCTAAATGGTGTGAGACTTGAGGGCACCGGTGGCGACAAAACGGAAAAGGTTGATGCTGAGCCTCcagtggaggaggatgagaccCACGAAGGCTCGGAAACAGATGacgagagtgatgatgaagaggagtaCTACGATGAGGATGTCCATGAGGAGATGCACAATGCTAGCATAGCTGCCGAAACGAAAACCAACGGAGCAGATGCTGACGGTGAGAAGGCTGCCTCCAGGAAAGCATCAGGAGCAGCACTTCCAAGTGGGCTGGCATCTGAAGAGTCACCGCCCGCTGCAGGAGGCTCCGCGGACTTCCCAGGCCCAGCTGCTCATGCACCCACTGAATGCGGCGACACAGCATCACACTACGACAGAGTGGTTGGCGACGATATTATCCCGGCACCACTTGGCAAGGTGTACAACCTCATGTTTGGCCCAGCTTCAGTTACATTCATGTCGAACTGGCTATCGGGAGAGCAGAAGTGCTTAGAGCTGCAGatggaggacaagaagggcCTTACACTGGATAACAGAACGCGAACATTCTCTTACATCAAACCACTCTACGGCTCGATTGGACCAAAGCAGACTAAGACTATTACTTCTGAGACATTAGAGACTTTAGATCTCGAGAAGTCAGTCAACCTTACCTGCTCAACCCAAACACCGGATGTGCCGAGTGGCAATGTGTTTGCGGTCAAAACCAGGTACTGCCTCTCGTGGGCTGAAAACAACGCCACTAGAGTGCAGATGAACTGTACAATTGAGTGGTCCGGCAAGAGTTGGCTGAAAG GACCTATCGAGAAAGGTGCAACTGATGGCCAGACTACATACGGAAAAGACCTGTTTGCAGCTATCAAGGCAGCAGTATCATCCAAACCAGGAGGAGCAACGCCGGTAGCCCCAGCACTTAAGGGAGGCAAGAGGAAaggcaagaaggccaagctttCGCAGTCAAATACTGGTGTTGTCGAGACCAGCGTTGCGCCCAAGCGGCCTGCTCAGACAAGTTGGGGTGTTCTTGAGCCTGTACGCGGAATCCTGGAGCCAATTGGAGACATTAttcaacctcttctcacTGGAAATGTCATGTATGGCCTTTTGGTAGGGTTGTTGGTTGCCACCTGGTTTGGCTTTGGTTTCACACCTAGTCGAAATGTTTCTTACGGTCGCGAACTTGAGGGCGTCTACCGACCGGACAGGATTGCTGCTTATGAAGAGATGTGGCGAAGAGAGGACACTGAGCTTTGGGATTGGTTGGAGGAACGTGTCGGGATGGACCGTCTACAAAGCGAAAATGCCGAGATACGCAAGAGGGCAATGGAACCCAAGACAGTTGAAGAGAATTTGCGTGCAACTCGAATGGGTGAAAAAGAGGTGGAAGAAGCAATTCGAGTCACAGAGGAAAAACTAAGAGTACTAAAGGGAGttatggagaagaagagcaaacCTGGCAGATCGACTGGTGAAGATGTTCGATCACAGGGAGTATAG